Proteins encoded together in one Epinephelus moara isolate mb chromosome 2, YSFRI_EMoa_1.0, whole genome shotgun sequence window:
- the smc4 gene encoding structural maintenance of chromosomes protein 4 isoform X1 yields the protein MPSKTAKSSTASAKPKGKGSQPRDDSEDELDVPPQETKSNGQEEAPPTIDPSHGEAAEAVDNRSLEEILASIPPPPPPAMTNEPGAPRLMITHLVNRNFKSYAGEQILGPFHKRFSCIIGPNGSGKSNVIDSMLFVFGYRAQKIRSKKLSVLIHSSDKHKDVQSCTVEVHFQKIIDKEGDDYDVIPNSKFYVSRTANKDNSSAYHINGKKATFKEVGALLRSHGIDLDHNRFLILQGEVEQIAMMKPKGQTEHDEGMLEYMEDIIGSCRLKEPILTLARRIELLNEQRGEKLNRVKLVEKEKNALEGEKNKAVEFLTLENDIFKHKSQLCQYYVHDLQKRVVDKEQEKQKIKEDTKELTEKNAKISQEMEKMNQELKNVEKKQNKLNKYIETQKEKFTQLDLQDVEVREKIKHCKSKNKKLQKQLEKDTEKLEEVRGVPANSEKAISEATARKEELEKQKVKEEKKLEEVMESLKEETSGLQQDKETKEKELMELSKAVNETRSRMDLAQSELDIYLSRHNTALTQLNTAKQTLQTTSDTLRERRAAIKDLEVKIPQKEQELKKDEEALEQLIKMDNETREVVREMRQKVDEAKSSLSSNRSRGRVLDALMQQKKSGRIPGIFGRLGDLGAIDEKYDVAISSSCGALDNIVVDTIDTAQKCVMFLKEQNIGFATFIGLDKMKVWEKNMTPIRTPEDSPRLFDMVRVKDESVRPAFYFALRDTLVAQDMEQATRMAFQKDKRWRVVTLKGQIIEMAGTMTGGGRVLKGRMGSSIGTEVSQNELDQMESKLNEKVSKLQGCQEKRLQLEENVQRLRPQLRDMKNTLEKYANSMTSLADQETHLKLQIKELEANVLAAAPDKAKQKQMEKSLDAFKKDFDAASGKAGKVENEVKRLHNLIVDINSHKLKAQQDKLDKVNKELDDCSSIITKAQVAIKTADRNLKKCEESVSRVQGELEENEKSMGELTEQLKKLEDEAGEVMKACQEAEAALPEVQEQYQGVLKEIKVLQQQEHAMQEESLSVRLRIEQIETTITEHNNKIKHWQKEASKLSLHTIEGQPAEELPVLTSAELEEISNPNVIINKMITLETKCAQMKPNLGAIAEYKKKEELYLQRVAQLDEITTERDQFKRGYEDLRRQRLNEFMTGFNMITNKLKENYQMLTLGGDAELELVDSLDPFSEGIMFSVRPPKKSWKKIFNLSGGEKTLSSLALVFALHHYKPTPLYFMDEIDAALDFKNVSIVACYIYEQTKNAQFIIISLRNNMFEIADRLIGIYKTHNTTKSVGINPKTIVFREQEAVTA from the exons ATGCCATCTAAGACGGCAAAGAGCTCAACTGCCTCCGCCAAACCTAAAGGGAAAGGGTCGCAGCCTCGGGATGACTCCGAAGACGAGTTGGATGTACCCCCTCAAGAAACCAAGTCCAATGGCCAAGAGGAGGCACCGCCGACGATTG ATCCGTCTCACGGGGAGGCTGCCGAGGCAGTTGATAATCGAAGTTTGGAGGAGATACTCGCTAGCATCCCCCCACCCCCGCCCCCAGCAATGACCAATGAACCGGGCGCTCCTCGCCTGATGATAACACATTTAGTCAATCGCAACTTTAAATCTTACGCAGGCGAGCAGATTCTGGGGCCTTTTCACAAG CGCTTTTCGTGCATCATTGGTCCAAATGGGAGTGGAAAGTCCAATGTGATAGATTCAATGCTCTTTGTGTTTGGATACAGAGCTCAAAAGATCAGATCGAAAAAGCTCTCAGTGCTGATTCACAGCTCTGATAAACACAAGGATGTGCAAAGCTGTACTGTGGAGGTGCATTTTCAAAAGATTATTGATAAG GAAGGAGATGACTACGATGTTATCCCCAACAGCAAGTTCTATGTCTCCAGGACTGCCAACAAAGACAATTCTTCAGCCTACCATATCAATGGCAAGAAAGCCACATTCAAAGAAGTGGGGGCTTTACTCCGAAGCCATGGCATTGACCTAGACCACAACAGATTTCTGATCTTACAG GGCGAGGTGGAGCAGATTGCCATGATGAAGCCGAAAGGTCAGACAGAGCATGACGAGGGCATGCTGGAGTACATGGAGGACATTATCGGCTCCTGCCGCCTTAAGGAGCCCATCCTAACCCTGGCCCGCCGCATTGAGCTACTCAATGAGCAGAGGGGAGAGAAG CTGAATCGTGTAAAGCTTGTGGAAAAGGAGAAGAATGCTTTGGAGGGAGAAAAGAACAAAGCTGTGGAGTTCCTCACCCTGGAGAATGACATCTTCAAACACAAGAGTCAGCTCTGCCAATATTATGT TCATGATCTGCAGAAGCGTGTGGTGGATAAAGAGCAAGAGAAACAGAAGATCAAGGAGGACACCAAAGAACTCACTGAGAAAAATGCAAAGATATCGCAGGAGATGGAGAAAATGAACCAAGAGCTCAAAAATGTGGAGAA GAAGCAAAATAAGCTCAACAAGTACATTGAGACCCAGAAGGAGAAGTTCACCCAGCTGGACCTGCAGGACGTTGAAGTGCGTGAGAAGATTAAACACTGCAAGAGCAAGAACAAGAAACTGCAGAAGCAGCTGGAAAAGGACACAGAAAAG CTGGAGGAAGTTCGCGGTGTACCAGCCAACAGCGAAAAGGCCATCTCTGAGGCAACAGCTCGCAAGGAAGAGCTGGAGAAGCAGAAGgtgaaagaagagaaaaaactCGAGGAGGTGATGGAGAGTCTGAAGGAAGAGACCAGCGGCTTGCAACAGGACAAAGAG ACCAAAGAGAAAGAGCTGATGGAGCTCAGTAAGGCTGTAAATGAGACCCGCTCTCGTATGGACCTGGCTCAGTCAGAGCTTGACATCTACCTTAGCCGCCACAACACAGCTCTGACACAGCTCAACACGGCCAAGCAGACACTTCAGACAACATCTGACACACTGCGTGAGCGCCGTGCTGCCATCAAAGACCTGGAAGTCAAAATACCCCAGAAAGAACAGGAGCTCAAGAAG GACGAGGAAGCACTCGAGCAGCTGATAAAGATGGATAATGAGACGAGAGAAGTGGTGAGGGAAATGAGGCAGAAGGTGGATGAAGCCAAGAGCTCTCTGTCCTCCAACCGCAGTCGAGGAAGAGTCCTGGATGCTCTTATGCAGCAGAAGAAGAGTGGCAGAATCCCTGGCATCTTTGGAAGACTG GGAGACCTCGGAGCCATAGATGAGAAGTATGATGTGGCCATTTCCTCTAGCTGTGGTGCTCTGGACAACATCGTGGTGGATACCATTGACACAGCTCAGAAATGTGTCATGTTCCTTAAAGAGCAGAACATCGGATTCGCCACCTTCATCGGCCTTGACAAG ATGAAGGTATGGGAGAAGAACATGACTCCCATTCGCACTCCAGAGGACAGCCCTCGTCTCTTCGACATGGTGCGTGTGAAAGATGAGAGTGTGCGACCAGCTTTCTACTTTGCCCTAAGGGACACCCTGGTGGCCCAGGACATGGAGCAGGCCACACGGATGGCCTTCCAGAAAGACAAGCGCTGGAGAGTGGTCACCCTGAAGGGACAGATCATCGAGATGGCTG GAACCATgactggaggaggaagagtatTGAAGGGCCGAATGGGTTCATCTATTGGCACGGAGGTCTCCCAGAATGAG CTTGACCAAATGGAGAGCAAGCTGAATGAGAAAGTGTCAAAGCTGCAGGGCTGCCAAGAGAAAAGGCTGCAGCTAGAGGAGAACGTTCAGCGCCTGCGGCCACAGCTCAGAGATATGAAGAACACCCTGGAAAAATACGCCAACAGCATGACT AGTTTAGCTGATCAGGAGACTCACTTGAAACTTCAGATCAAGGAACTTGAGGCCAACGTGCTGGCTGCTGCCCCAGACAAGGCCAAACAGAAACAGATGGAGAAGAGCCTGGATGCCTTCAAGAAAG ACTTTGATGCAGCGTCCGGTAAAGCTGGGAAGGTGGAAAACGAGGTGAAAAGACTCCACAACCTCATTGTCGACATCAATAGCCACAAGCTAAAGGCTCAGCAGGACAAGCTTGACAAGGTCAACAAGGAGCTAGACGACTGCTCATCCATCATAACCAAGGCCCAAGTGGCCATAAAGACAGCTGACCG CAACctgaagaaatgtgaggagagTGTGAGTCGTGTGCAGGGTGAGCTGGAGGAGAATGAGAAGTCAATGGGTGAGCTCACAGAACAACTGAAGAAACTGGAAGACGAGGCCGGGGAAGTCATGAAGGCCTGTCAGGAGGCTGAG GCCGCACTTCCTGAGGTGCAGGAGCAGTATCAGGGGGTGTTGAAGGAGATAAaggtgctgcagcagcaggagcacgCAATGCAGGAGGAGTCCCTCAGCGTCCGGCTGCGCATTGAACAGATCGAGACCACCATCACTGAGCACAACAACAAGATCAAGCACTGGCAGAAAGAG GCCTCCAAACTGTCCCTTCATACCATTGAGGGTCAGCCAGCAGAGGAACTTCCTGTACTAACTTCCGCTGAACTTGAAGAAATCTCCAACCCCAACGTCATTATCAACAAGATGATCACTTTAGAGACCAAGTGTGCTCAGATGAAGCCCAACCTCGGCGCCATCGCTGAGTACAAGAAGAAG GAGGAGCTGTACCTGCAGCGCGTGGCTCAGCTGGACGAGATCACCACAGAGAGGGACCAGTTCAAACGTGGCTACGAGGACCTGCGCAGACAGCGCCTCAACGAGTTCATGACCGGATTCAACATGATCACTAACAAGCTGAAGGAAAACTACCAGATGCTCACACTGGGTGGCGACGCGGAGTTGGAGCTCGTGGACAGTTTAGACCCCTTCTCTGAGGGAATCATGTTCAg TGTGCGTCCACCAAAGAAGAGCTGGAAGAAAATCTTTAACCTGTCAGGAGGAGAAAAGACCCTCAGCTCCTTGGCTCTGGTGTTCGCTTTGCACCACTACAAACCCACACCGCTCTACTTCATGGACGAGATAGATGCTGCCCTCGACTTCAAGAACGTCTCCATCGTGGCCTGTTACATTTAT GAGCAAACAAAGAACGCTCAGTTCATCATCATCTCCCTGAGGAACAACATGTTTGAGATCGCCGACCGTCTCATCGGCATCTACAAAACCCACAACACCACCAAGAGTGTGGGAATCAACCCCAAGACCATCGTGTTTCGGGAGCAGGAAGCTGTAACTGCTTAA
- the smc4 gene encoding structural maintenance of chromosomes protein 4 isoform X2 — protein sequence MTNEPGAPRLMITHLVNRNFKSYAGEQILGPFHKRFSCIIGPNGSGKSNVIDSMLFVFGYRAQKIRSKKLSVLIHSSDKHKDVQSCTVEVHFQKIIDKEGDDYDVIPNSKFYVSRTANKDNSSAYHINGKKATFKEVGALLRSHGIDLDHNRFLILQGEVEQIAMMKPKGQTEHDEGMLEYMEDIIGSCRLKEPILTLARRIELLNEQRGEKLNRVKLVEKEKNALEGEKNKAVEFLTLENDIFKHKSQLCQYYVHDLQKRVVDKEQEKQKIKEDTKELTEKNAKISQEMEKMNQELKNVEKKQNKLNKYIETQKEKFTQLDLQDVEVREKIKHCKSKNKKLQKQLEKDTEKLEEVRGVPANSEKAISEATARKEELEKQKVKEEKKLEEVMESLKEETSGLQQDKETKEKELMELSKAVNETRSRMDLAQSELDIYLSRHNTALTQLNTAKQTLQTTSDTLRERRAAIKDLEVKIPQKEQELKKDEEALEQLIKMDNETREVVREMRQKVDEAKSSLSSNRSRGRVLDALMQQKKSGRIPGIFGRLGDLGAIDEKYDVAISSSCGALDNIVVDTIDTAQKCVMFLKEQNIGFATFIGLDKMKVWEKNMTPIRTPEDSPRLFDMVRVKDESVRPAFYFALRDTLVAQDMEQATRMAFQKDKRWRVVTLKGQIIEMAGTMTGGGRVLKGRMGSSIGTEVSQNELDQMESKLNEKVSKLQGCQEKRLQLEENVQRLRPQLRDMKNTLEKYANSMTSLADQETHLKLQIKELEANVLAAAPDKAKQKQMEKSLDAFKKDFDAASGKAGKVENEVKRLHNLIVDINSHKLKAQQDKLDKVNKELDDCSSIITKAQVAIKTADRNLKKCEESVSRVQGELEENEKSMGELTEQLKKLEDEAGEVMKACQEAEAALPEVQEQYQGVLKEIKVLQQQEHAMQEESLSVRLRIEQIETTITEHNNKIKHWQKEASKLSLHTIEGQPAEELPVLTSAELEEISNPNVIINKMITLETKCAQMKPNLGAIAEYKKKEELYLQRVAQLDEITTERDQFKRGYEDLRRQRLNEFMTGFNMITNKLKENYQMLTLGGDAELELVDSLDPFSEGIMFSVRPPKKSWKKIFNLSGGEKTLSSLALVFALHHYKPTPLYFMDEIDAALDFKNVSIVACYIYEQTKNAQFIIISLRNNMFEIADRLIGIYKTHNTTKSVGINPKTIVFREQEAVTA from the exons ATGACCAATGAACCGGGCGCTCCTCGCCTGATGATAACACATTTAGTCAATCGCAACTTTAAATCTTACGCAGGCGAGCAGATTCTGGGGCCTTTTCACAAG CGCTTTTCGTGCATCATTGGTCCAAATGGGAGTGGAAAGTCCAATGTGATAGATTCAATGCTCTTTGTGTTTGGATACAGAGCTCAAAAGATCAGATCGAAAAAGCTCTCAGTGCTGATTCACAGCTCTGATAAACACAAGGATGTGCAAAGCTGTACTGTGGAGGTGCATTTTCAAAAGATTATTGATAAG GAAGGAGATGACTACGATGTTATCCCCAACAGCAAGTTCTATGTCTCCAGGACTGCCAACAAAGACAATTCTTCAGCCTACCATATCAATGGCAAGAAAGCCACATTCAAAGAAGTGGGGGCTTTACTCCGAAGCCATGGCATTGACCTAGACCACAACAGATTTCTGATCTTACAG GGCGAGGTGGAGCAGATTGCCATGATGAAGCCGAAAGGTCAGACAGAGCATGACGAGGGCATGCTGGAGTACATGGAGGACATTATCGGCTCCTGCCGCCTTAAGGAGCCCATCCTAACCCTGGCCCGCCGCATTGAGCTACTCAATGAGCAGAGGGGAGAGAAG CTGAATCGTGTAAAGCTTGTGGAAAAGGAGAAGAATGCTTTGGAGGGAGAAAAGAACAAAGCTGTGGAGTTCCTCACCCTGGAGAATGACATCTTCAAACACAAGAGTCAGCTCTGCCAATATTATGT TCATGATCTGCAGAAGCGTGTGGTGGATAAAGAGCAAGAGAAACAGAAGATCAAGGAGGACACCAAAGAACTCACTGAGAAAAATGCAAAGATATCGCAGGAGATGGAGAAAATGAACCAAGAGCTCAAAAATGTGGAGAA GAAGCAAAATAAGCTCAACAAGTACATTGAGACCCAGAAGGAGAAGTTCACCCAGCTGGACCTGCAGGACGTTGAAGTGCGTGAGAAGATTAAACACTGCAAGAGCAAGAACAAGAAACTGCAGAAGCAGCTGGAAAAGGACACAGAAAAG CTGGAGGAAGTTCGCGGTGTACCAGCCAACAGCGAAAAGGCCATCTCTGAGGCAACAGCTCGCAAGGAAGAGCTGGAGAAGCAGAAGgtgaaagaagagaaaaaactCGAGGAGGTGATGGAGAGTCTGAAGGAAGAGACCAGCGGCTTGCAACAGGACAAAGAG ACCAAAGAGAAAGAGCTGATGGAGCTCAGTAAGGCTGTAAATGAGACCCGCTCTCGTATGGACCTGGCTCAGTCAGAGCTTGACATCTACCTTAGCCGCCACAACACAGCTCTGACACAGCTCAACACGGCCAAGCAGACACTTCAGACAACATCTGACACACTGCGTGAGCGCCGTGCTGCCATCAAAGACCTGGAAGTCAAAATACCCCAGAAAGAACAGGAGCTCAAGAAG GACGAGGAAGCACTCGAGCAGCTGATAAAGATGGATAATGAGACGAGAGAAGTGGTGAGGGAAATGAGGCAGAAGGTGGATGAAGCCAAGAGCTCTCTGTCCTCCAACCGCAGTCGAGGAAGAGTCCTGGATGCTCTTATGCAGCAGAAGAAGAGTGGCAGAATCCCTGGCATCTTTGGAAGACTG GGAGACCTCGGAGCCATAGATGAGAAGTATGATGTGGCCATTTCCTCTAGCTGTGGTGCTCTGGACAACATCGTGGTGGATACCATTGACACAGCTCAGAAATGTGTCATGTTCCTTAAAGAGCAGAACATCGGATTCGCCACCTTCATCGGCCTTGACAAG ATGAAGGTATGGGAGAAGAACATGACTCCCATTCGCACTCCAGAGGACAGCCCTCGTCTCTTCGACATGGTGCGTGTGAAAGATGAGAGTGTGCGACCAGCTTTCTACTTTGCCCTAAGGGACACCCTGGTGGCCCAGGACATGGAGCAGGCCACACGGATGGCCTTCCAGAAAGACAAGCGCTGGAGAGTGGTCACCCTGAAGGGACAGATCATCGAGATGGCTG GAACCATgactggaggaggaagagtatTGAAGGGCCGAATGGGTTCATCTATTGGCACGGAGGTCTCCCAGAATGAG CTTGACCAAATGGAGAGCAAGCTGAATGAGAAAGTGTCAAAGCTGCAGGGCTGCCAAGAGAAAAGGCTGCAGCTAGAGGAGAACGTTCAGCGCCTGCGGCCACAGCTCAGAGATATGAAGAACACCCTGGAAAAATACGCCAACAGCATGACT AGTTTAGCTGATCAGGAGACTCACTTGAAACTTCAGATCAAGGAACTTGAGGCCAACGTGCTGGCTGCTGCCCCAGACAAGGCCAAACAGAAACAGATGGAGAAGAGCCTGGATGCCTTCAAGAAAG ACTTTGATGCAGCGTCCGGTAAAGCTGGGAAGGTGGAAAACGAGGTGAAAAGACTCCACAACCTCATTGTCGACATCAATAGCCACAAGCTAAAGGCTCAGCAGGACAAGCTTGACAAGGTCAACAAGGAGCTAGACGACTGCTCATCCATCATAACCAAGGCCCAAGTGGCCATAAAGACAGCTGACCG CAACctgaagaaatgtgaggagagTGTGAGTCGTGTGCAGGGTGAGCTGGAGGAGAATGAGAAGTCAATGGGTGAGCTCACAGAACAACTGAAGAAACTGGAAGACGAGGCCGGGGAAGTCATGAAGGCCTGTCAGGAGGCTGAG GCCGCACTTCCTGAGGTGCAGGAGCAGTATCAGGGGGTGTTGAAGGAGATAAaggtgctgcagcagcaggagcacgCAATGCAGGAGGAGTCCCTCAGCGTCCGGCTGCGCATTGAACAGATCGAGACCACCATCACTGAGCACAACAACAAGATCAAGCACTGGCAGAAAGAG GCCTCCAAACTGTCCCTTCATACCATTGAGGGTCAGCCAGCAGAGGAACTTCCTGTACTAACTTCCGCTGAACTTGAAGAAATCTCCAACCCCAACGTCATTATCAACAAGATGATCACTTTAGAGACCAAGTGTGCTCAGATGAAGCCCAACCTCGGCGCCATCGCTGAGTACAAGAAGAAG GAGGAGCTGTACCTGCAGCGCGTGGCTCAGCTGGACGAGATCACCACAGAGAGGGACCAGTTCAAACGTGGCTACGAGGACCTGCGCAGACAGCGCCTCAACGAGTTCATGACCGGATTCAACATGATCACTAACAAGCTGAAGGAAAACTACCAGATGCTCACACTGGGTGGCGACGCGGAGTTGGAGCTCGTGGACAGTTTAGACCCCTTCTCTGAGGGAATCATGTTCAg TGTGCGTCCACCAAAGAAGAGCTGGAAGAAAATCTTTAACCTGTCAGGAGGAGAAAAGACCCTCAGCTCCTTGGCTCTGGTGTTCGCTTTGCACCACTACAAACCCACACCGCTCTACTTCATGGACGAGATAGATGCTGCCCTCGACTTCAAGAACGTCTCCATCGTGGCCTGTTACATTTAT GAGCAAACAAAGAACGCTCAGTTCATCATCATCTCCCTGAGGAACAACATGTTTGAGATCGCCGACCGTCTCATCGGCATCTACAAAACCCACAACACCACCAAGAGTGTGGGAATCAACCCCAAGACCATCGTGTTTCGGGAGCAGGAAGCTGTAACTGCTTAA